One region of Salvelinus sp. IW2-2015 linkage group LG1, ASM291031v2, whole genome shotgun sequence genomic DNA includes:
- the LOC111970310 gene encoding probable protein BRICK1: MVTVRVWTSQVSRIALTMRSTHTTPLGDSIWRTLPDSGSIEFNKLVKMSGQDDPVQREIHQDWANREYIEVITSSIKKIADFLNSFDMSCRSRLATLNEKLTALERRIEYIEARVTKGETLT; this comes from the exons atggttacgGTTAGAGTATGGACGTCCCAAGTATCCCGGATAGCTCTGACCATGCGATCAACCCACACAACCCCCCTTGGTGACAGCATTTGGCGCACCCTACCAGACAGCGGAAGTATTGAGTTTAACAAACTCGTAAAGATGTCCGGCCAGGATGACCCAGTTCAAAGAGAAATCCATCAGGATTGGGCAAATCGCGAGTATATAGAAGTGATCACGAGTAGCATCAAGAAGATTGCAGATTTCCTAAATTCATTTG ATATGTCCTGTCGGTCCCGGTTAGCCACTCTTAATGAGAAGCTAACTGCCTTGGAGCGGAGGATTGAATACATCGAGGCAAGG
- the gpx1a gene encoding glutathione peroxidase 1a, with the protein MLHEMAGKIKKFYDLSAKLLSGDLLHFSSLKDKVVLIENVASLUGTTTRDYTQMNELHSQYSEKGLVVLGVPCNQFGHQENCKNDEILRSLKYIRPGNGFEPKFPLFEKMDVNGKDAHPLFVYLKDKLPFPSDDSMALMSDPKFIMWSPVCRNDISWNFEKFLVSPDGDPYKRYSRRFLTSDIEADIKELLNVK; encoded by the exons ATGCTTCATGAAATGGCTGGGAAAATAAAGAAGTTTTACGACCTTTCAGCTAAATTGCTGTCTGGAGATTTGCTACATTTCTCCTCCCTAAAGGATAAAGTTGTGCTTATTGAAAATGTGGCGTCACTCTGAGGAACAACAACCAGGGACTACACTCAGATGAACGAGCTCCATTCGCAGTATTCCGAAAAGGGGCTCGTGGTTCTTGGGGTGCCCTGCAACCAGTTTGGCCATCAG GAGAATTGTAAgaatgatgagatcctgaggtcccTGAAGTATATCCGTCCAGGAAATGGCTTTGAGCCCAAATTTCCACTTTTTGAGAAGATGGATGTGAATGGGAAGGATGCCCACCCCTTGTTTGTGTATCTCAAGGATAAATTGCCATTCCCCTCCGATGACTCCATGGCCCTCATGAGCGACCCCAAGTTCATCATGTGGAGCCCTGTCTGCAGGAATGACATCTCCTGGAACTTTGAAAAGTTCCTGGTCAGTCCTGATGGAGATCCTTACAAGCGCTACAGCAGAAGGTTCCTGACCAGTGACATTGAGGCAGATATTAAGGAGCTACTCAATGTGAAATAA